A portion of the Juglans microcarpa x Juglans regia isolate MS1-56 chromosome 1D, Jm3101_v1.0, whole genome shotgun sequence genome contains these proteins:
- the LOC121242817 gene encoding hydroxyacylglutathione hydrolase 2, mitochondrial-like — MISIACKRCQPTHALSLPFSPSLQMISRASSAMAAFPCSRVRSGLRVWPGVRQLCFRKGLLYGFLRFLSTPLKTLRGASRSLRVNQFCSVVNLFSTLQIELVPCLRDNYAYLLHDVDTGTVGVVDPSEAVPIIDALRRKNRNLTYILNTHHHHDHTGGNAELKERYGAKVIGSAIDRDRIPGIDIVLNDGDKWMFAGHEVVVMETPGHTRGHVSFYFPGSGAIFTGDTLFSLSCGKLFEGSPEQMFTSLKKIMALPDDTNIYCGHEYTLSNSKFAVSIEPQNEALKSYAANVAHIRSKGLPTIPTTLMIEKSCNPFLRTSSTEIRRSLNISEAADEAEALGIIRQAKDKF; from the exons ATGATTAGTATTGCCTGCAAAAGGTGCCAACCCAcccatgctctctctctccccttctctccctctttgcAGATGATCTCCAGGGCCTCCTCTGCCATGGCTGCCTTTCCTTGCTCTAGG GTGAGGAGTGGGCTTCGCGTTTGGCCGGGCGTGAGACAACTTTGCTTCAGAAAAGGCCTTTTGTATGGGTTCCTTCGATTCTTGTCTACACCGTTAAAAACCTTGCGCGGAGCTAGTCGATCCCTTAGAGTGAACCAATTTTGCAGTGTTGTTAATCTGTTTTCGACATTGCAAATTGAATTG gTACCATGTCTCAGGGACAACTATGCCTATCTTTTACATGATGTAGATACGGGCACAGTTGGTGTTGTTGATCCTTCCGAGGCTGTACCTATTATAGATGCCTTGAGGAGGAAAAATCGAAATTTGACATACATATTGAACACTCATCATCATCACGATCACACTGGTGGGAATGCCGAGCTAAAAGAAAGGTACGGTGCAAAG GTGATTGGTTCCGCAATAGACAGGGATAGGATTCCTGGTATTGATATTGTTTTGAATGATGGAGACAAGTGGATGTTTGCCGGCCATGAGGTGGTTGTAATGGAAACTCCTGGGCATACTCGAG GCCACGTTAGTTTCTATTTTCCTGGTTCTGGGGCCATTTTTACAGGAGACACTTTGTTCAGTTTATCATGTGGCAAGCTTTTCGAAGGAAGCCCCGAACAG ATGTTCACATCCCTTAAAAAGATCATGGCTTTGCCCGATGATACGAATATATATTGTGGCCATGAGTATACATTG AGTAATTCGAAATTTGCTGTGTCTATTGAACCCCAAAATGAGGCACTCAAGTCCTATGCAGCCAATGTAGCCCATATTCGCAGCAAGGGCTTACCAACG ATTCCAACTACACTGATGATTGAGAAGTCTTGCAATCCCTTTCTTCGCACTTCAAGTACGGAAATCAGAAGGTCCTTAAATATTTCAGAAGCAGCTGATGAGGCAGAAGCCTTGGGAATCATACGCCAAGCAAAGGATAAATTTTAA
- the LOC121268290 gene encoding 3beta-hydroxysteroid-dehydrogenase/decarboxylase, which translates to MEDRLTELNRRTCVVLGGRGFLGRSLVLRLLALPNWIVRVADSPRSLHLHPLHDSLLSQALSSGRASCHPLDVLDYSQIVQAIEGSSVVFYMDVSDLQRDHFYKCYMIIVQGAKNVINACRECKVRRLIYNSSADVVFNGLHDINNGDESLTYPWKFEDMMSDLKAQAEALILFANNIDGLLTCALRPSNVFGPGETQLVPLLVNLVKSGWAKFIIGSGENMSDFTYAENVSHAHVCAEEALDFRMVSVAGKAFFITNLEPMKFWDFVSLISDSLGYQRPLIKVPARMVWYILLLVKWVHEKLGSRKYNHFVSVHYIQLASRTRTFNCAAAQKHIGYSPVVSMEEGATLTMKSLSNVAEDSYYARYNSFNEQSKIEKLLGGGEVADILLWRDEKKTFIYFLSLVLLFYWFFLSGRTFMSSAAKLLLLINVILFGYGIVSSKIVAITFERIPPSCFEVSETAVKYSVATLAYIWNNAIQHIQSLAQGEDWRNFFKVAVSLYFLRFILLQSLTAVIGVALVFSFTAFFVYEQYESEIDGFVKVLFNSIKGSVGLLTRNLLASSSSFLRNYNSFLRNKGHAAL; encoded by the exons ATGGAGGACCGGCTCACGGAGCTGAACCGCAGGACCTGCGTTGTCCTTGGTGGTCGAGGCTTCCTTGGCAGATCTCTCGTCCTTAGGCTCTTGGCACTCCCCAACTGGATCGTTCGAGTTGCCGATTCCCCTCGCTCCCTCCACCTCCATCCCCTCCACGACTCCCTTCTCTCCCAAGCTCTCTCTTCCGGTCGCGCTTCCTGCCACCCCCTAGACGTTCTCGATTATTCTCAAATTGTCCAAG CAATTGAAGGTTCGTCTGTTGTATTCTATATGGATGTTAGCGACTTACAAAGAGATCATTTCTATAAGTGCTACATGATTATAGTTCAAG GTGCAAAAAATGTTATTAACGCTTGCCGAGAGTGCAAAGTCAGAAGGCTAATATACAACAGTTCCGCAGATGTAGTATTTAATGGTCTACATGATATAAATAATGGAGATGAATCCTTGACATACCCTTGGAAA TTTGAGGACATGATGAGTGACCTTAAGGCTCAAGCAGAAGCGCTGATCCTGTTTGCTAACAACATTGATGGCCTCCTAACATGCGCTCTTCGTCCTAGCAACGTCTTTGGACCTGGAGAAACACAGCTTGTGCCATTGTTAGTAAATTTAGTGAAATCTGGTTGGGCAAAG TTTATTATAGGAAGTGGTGAAAACATGTCTGACTTCACCTATGCTGAGAATGTTAGTCATGCCCACGTCTGTGCAGAAGAAGCTTTAGATTTTCGGATGGTCTCTGTGGCTGGAAAG GCATTTTTCATCACTAATCTTGAGCCTATGAAGTTCTGGGACTTCGTATCTCTCATATCAGACAGCTTGGGATATCAAAG ACCATTAATAAAAGTTCCTGCTAGGATGGTTTGGTATATTCTCCTTCTTGTCAAATGGGTGCATGAAAAATTGGGATCCAGAAAATACAACCATTTTGTATCAGTTCATTACATTCAATTAGCCTCACGCACTAGAACATTTAACTGCGCTGCAGCTCAGAAACATATTGGATACTCACCAGTAGTTTCCATGGAA GAAGGTGCCACTTTGACCATGAAATCATTGTCCAATGTAGCCGAAGACTCATATTATGCAAGATATAACAGCTTCaatgaacaatcaaaaatagaaaaattgctGGGCGGCGGGGAAG TTGCGGACATTTTGCTGTGGAGAGACGAGAAgaaaacatttatatattttctttctctggTTCTGTTGTTTTACTGGTTTTTCCTTTCTGGAAGAACTTTCATGTCATCTGCTGCAAAGCTTCTGCTTCTGATTAATGTTATCCTTTTTGGATATGGTATTGTATCATCAAAGAT AGTTGCCATCACTTTTGAGAGAATACCTCCGTCTTGTTTTGAAGTGTCTGAAACAGCAGTGAAATATTCAGTTGCAACCCTAGCATATATATGGAACAATGCCATCCAACATATACAGTCCCTGGCCCAAGGGGAGGATTGGAGAAATTTCTTCAAG GTAGCagtttctctctattttctgaGGTTTATTCTGTTGCAATCATTGACTGCAGTGATTGGTGTAG CCCTTGTCTTTTCATTCACTGCATTCTTTGTTTATGAGCAATACGAATCAGAAATTGATGGATTTGTAAAGGTTCTGTTCAACAGTATAAAGGGTTCAGTGGGACTGTTGACAAGGAATTTGCTTGCTAGTTCATCATCATTTCTTCGAAACTACAACAGCTTTCTTAGAAACAAAGGTCATGCTGCGTTATAA